Within Meiothermus cerbereus DSM 11376, the genomic segment GATGGCTACAAGCGCCTGGAGTCCGACCTGCAAGGGCTGCTGGAGCTCTGGCCGGAGCTTTCGCCCGAGGAGCGGGAGCAGATGCAGCCCGAGCTCGAGCGAGCCGGGCGTGAGCTGGAAGACCTCTACCACCAGACCCTGCTGGGTTTTCCCTATGCCGAAAACGCCGCCATCGTGACCATCAAGCCGGGCGCGGGCGGCACCGAGGCCTGCGACTGGGCCCAGATGCTCTACCGCATGTACACCCGCTTTGCCGAGCGCATGGGTTTTAGCCTGGAGTTGGTGGACTTGGAGCCCGGCGCCGAGGCCGGAATAGACCAGGCCCAGTTTATCGTGCGGGGCGAGAACGCTTTCGGCCTGCTCTCCGCCGAAGCCGGGGTCCACCGCCTGGTACGCCCTTCCCCCTTCAACGCCCAGGGCAAGCGCCAGACCAGCTTCGCCGCGGTGGAAGTAATGCCCGAGGTAGACGAATCGGTGGACGTGCAGATTGCCCCCGAAGACCTGCGGATTGATGTGATGCGCTCGCAGGGCAAAGGCGGCCAGGGCGTCAACACCACCGACTCGGCGGTGCGGGTGGTGCACCTGCCCACCGGCATCATCGTGAAGTGCCAGGTCACCCGCAGCCAGCAGAAAAACAAAGAGATGGCCATGAACATCCTGCGCTCCAAGCTTTTCGAGATCGAGTTCAAAAAGAAGCAGGAGGAGCTGGCCCGGCTGCGCGGAGAGGCCCGCCCCATCGAGTGGGGCAGCCAGATTCGCAGCTATGTGCTGGACAAGCAGTACATCAAAGACCACCGCACCGGCGAGATGCGCCACGACCCCGAAAACGTGCTGGACGGCGACCTCGAGAGCCTCATCTGGGCCGGGCTGGAGTGGAAGGCCGGACGCAGAGAAACGGCGGCCAACACCGCCACTGAAGACTAGCCTAGATCGCTACAACGCCGTACCTGGCAGGCGAAAAGCTCCGTGAGGTCATCGCAACCTTGGACTCCGCCCAGCTACGGTAGCTGCGCTGTAGGCCGACGGTGCGGTGCTGCCAGAAGGCGGGGAGCCAGTCCCACAGCACCCGCTTCGACGGTGATGGTGGTGCCGTACTCGTCCACCACCGTATCGTTAGAGGCCCGCACCAGCACGACGCCCTGGCGTAGCTGGCGCAGTTGCAGCGGGATGCGGTGAGTGGCGGAGTGAATACGCAAAGAAAAAATCCCCCTAGAAGGTGCCCGGTGGGCTTTCCCCTAGGGGGATGTCTGAGCGGATTATAGCACAGCCTGCATTATTTGGTCGTACCATGCAGGGTCGGCTTCGTGCAGCAACCAATCGCGAGCACCAGGAGCGCTGCCACCTGCAGCCACAGCTTCACGGTTGATCCGGCGGTACTCGTCTAGCGTCCATCGGCCCGAGGCCTTGAGCTGCTCGACCTCCGCGGCAAGCTGGCGCATCCGAACCCAATCGATTTTGGTTAACTTAGCAACCATGTTAGTCCTCTATACTGACCATCTGGCGGATCTCCCTAATCAGATTATACCCCAAAGGGTCTCTCACCTGTAGTTCGTCCCGCAAGTAGACATACGCGCAATGCGTCTCGCAAAAGTATTCCTTCCAGCTCACGCTCGCTCGCCCCGACACATAATTGGCCCGGTTCCAAATATTACGGATTCTATCCTCGAGCACAGACCCCATTTGCCGCCCAAGCACAGTCAAGATATGGTGGCTGGTCTCGTGGATTAGGGTGATCTGCGCTGCGGCGTTGGGACTATTCGCAATTGCGGAAACGGTTTCAATTTCGCCCCAGGTTGGTTGCTGGCGAATGTCTGGGCGCTCAAGGCTAAGCTTGATGCTCGCGTCAAGCGGGTTGTAGACCCCGTGAAACGGACCGTACTCGTCATAGAGTCTTTTCACAACCCGAATTTCTCCAAGGGGATTATCCTTCAACCATTTGAGTAGGCCAGCCCGGCTGAGACCGCGCAGAACCATTCTGCGGTCAGCTTCTGGTGTGGCTATCCACCGGCTGAAATGCACCCCCGCTTTGGGGCGCTCATACTCTAGCTGCCCCGTCAACTGGTCCTGCTTTGCCATGATTCCAATGATTGTACACCGGCAGTTCATCACCTCCCCCGCCGGAGCTCCCAGGCTGCGGTCGCCGGGGTATAGGAACCTCGAGCCTGCCGGGGTCACTAAAGGCTCGTCAATCGGCACCACCACACCGTCCATCTGGCGGTGGTCAAAACGCGACGAGCCCTGGGCCACCCGCACCCGGTTGTCCCGTGCGGTAAGCCAGCGCTTGTGGGTATAGCCCTGGTCTTTGAGGGTCTCGAGCTGAGCCGCATACGTGCTGGCAATACACGGCGCAAACAAAGAGCTCCACGCTGCTCGAGTCGCCGCGTGGAGCTTTGGTTTTGCGGGGTTATTGGGCGGGCGTAGACTTGAGCCGCTCCACCACAGCGCGGTCTTCCAGGGTGCTGGTGTCGCCCTTGATCTCCTCGCCTGAGGCCACCTGGCGCAGCAGGCGGCGCATAATCTTGCCCGAGCGGGTTTTGGGCAGGGCGTCGGTCAGGCGGATTTCGTCGGGGCGGGCAATGGCCCCAATGGCCTTGACCACGTGGGCCTTGAGCTCCTGGGCCAGCTCGGCGCTGGGGGTCTGGCCGGTTTTGAGGGTTACAAAGGCCACAATGCCCTCGCCCTTGATGGGGTCGGGGCGGCCCACCACCGCAGCCTCGGCCACGGCGGGGTGCGAGACCAGGGCGCTCTCCACTTCCATAGTTCCCAGGCGGTGGCCCGAGACGTTGAGCACATCGTCTACCCGGCCCAGGATCAGGTAGTAGCCATCCTCGTCGCGCCGGGCCCCGTCGCCGGTGAAGTAGTTGCCGGGGTACTGGGAGAAATACTGGCGCTCAAAGCGCTCGGGGTCGCCCCAGACCGTGCGCAGCATGGAGGGCCAGGGCTTCTGGATAATCAGGTGGCCGCCCTCGTCGGGGTTGCTGACGGGCTGGCCCGAGGTGTCCACTATTTGAGGCTGCACCCCAAAGAAGGGCTTGCCCGCATGGCCGGGCTTCATAGGGTGCACGCCGGGCAGGGTGGTAATCATGATGCCGCCGGTCTCGGTCTGCCACCAGGTATCCACAATGGGGCAGCGTTCCTTGCCAATCACCTTGTAGTACCACAGCCAGGCTTCGGGGTTGATGGGCTCCCCCACCGAGCCCAGTAGGCGCAGGCTCGAGAGATTGTACTTTAGGGGCCACTGCTCACCCCACTTCATGAAGGCCCGGATGGCGGTGGGGGCGGTGTACAGAATGTTCACGCTGTACTTTTCGATGATGTTCCAGATGCGCCCTTCGTCCGGGGCGTTGGGGGCCCCTTCGTACATCAGGGTGGTGGCGCCGTTTTGCAGCAGGCCATATACCACATAGCTGTGGCCGGTAATCCAGCCCACATCGGCGGTGCAGAAGTAGGTGTCGGTTTCCTTCAGATCGAAGATGTACTGGGCGGTCAGGTAGGTATAAACCGAGTAACCGCCGGTGGTGTGCAAAACCCCTTTGGGCTTGCCGGTGGAGCCAGAAGTATACAGGATGAACAAAGGGTCTTCAGCATCCATGGGTTCTGGGGGGCAGTCAGGGGAGGCTACGGCCATGAGTTCGTGATACCAGTGGTCGCGGCCCGGCTCCATGTGCACCTCGTGGCCGGTTCGCCGAACCACCACCACCTGCTCGATGGATTTTGCATCCGCCAGGGCTTCGTCGCTGTTGGCTTTGAGAGGAACCACGCTCCCGCGCCGCCAGCCACCGTCGGCGGTGATGAGCACCCTGGCCTGGGCATCGTTGATGCGGTCGGCCAGGGCCGAGGCCGAAAACCCGCCAAACACCACCGAGTGCACCGCCCCAATGCGGGCGCAGGCCAGCATGGCAATGGCCGCCTCGGCAATCATGGGCAGGTAGATGGTCACGCGGTCGCCCTTCTGCACCCCCAGCCCCTTGAGCACGTTGGCGAACTTGCTCACCTCGCGGTGCAGTTGCTGGTAGGTGAGGATGCGCGAGTCGCCCGGCTCCCCTTCGAAGATGATGGCCGCTTTGTTGCCGCGGGTGGCCAGGTGGCGGTCTAAGCAGTTATAGGAGAGGTTGAGCTGGCCCCCGATAAACCATTTGGCGTTGGGGGGGTTCCACTCGAGCACCTTGTCCCAGGGTTTGAACCAGTGTAGCTCGGAGGCCACCCGGCTCCAGAACTGCTCGGGTTGCTCGAGGCTCTCGCGGTACAGGGCCTCGTAGTCCTCGAGCCGCTTGATGCGGGCTGCTTGCCGGAAAGCCTCCGAGGGTTGAAAAACCCGCTCCTCTTTCAAAACTGCTTCGATTTTTTCCATAGTCACCTCTTGGGCTCGAGCCAGACTGCTGGCTATAGGGGTCTTTTGTTGGTGAGCATAGGCGGATACCTGGCGGGCGTCAAGAAAAAGCAGGCTTTGGCAAATGTAGGAATTGAACCATTACTTGACAGCAATAGCCTACCGGGCCATCATAGCCCCAAAACCCAAGCAAGCCTGCGCCGGTCTTCTTTAGCGGCTGCTGGCGCACAAACCAACCTGGTCTATGGCACAAAGTCGCAAACTTACCACAGTTCAAGCTGCGCTTCGGGTACTAGCCTACCTGGCCGAGCACCCTGAAGGGGTGGAGGCCGCCCGGCTGGCCGCTTTCCTGGGCAAAAGCCTCTCCACCGCCTATGCCTTGCTGGCTAGCCTGGTCTCGGAAGGCTTTGCAGAACGGGAAGGCAGCACCTACCGCCTCTCCAAGTCGGCCCTGGCGCCATCCGCTACCCGCCTGGCCGAGCCCGAGAAGCTCTCGGATGCGCTGGAAGAGCTTTACCTTAGAACCCGCGAACGCACCTACCTGGCCCTGCTCGACCGCGAGGGCCGGTTGCGCCTGTCCACCCGTGGGCGGCAGGGCTTACCCAAGCTGGCCGGGCTGGAGGATCAGGTGAGCGAGGGCTTTCATGCCCTAGCCCTGGGCAAGGCCGTGCTGGCGTTTATGGACAGCCAGGCCCAGGCCCCCCACCTGCAAAACCTCAAGGCTTTCACCCGGCTCACCATCACCGACCCCCTGACGCTCGAGGAAGAACTCACCAAGGTTCGCCAGATGGGCTTTGCCGTGGAGATTGAGGAGCACGCCGACGGCATCTCCGGAGTGGCTGCGCCCATTTTTGGCCGGGATGGTGCGGTGATGGGGGCCTTTGGGGTGGTGGTGCCCTCGAGGCGCTTCCCCTACGCCTTTACCCGGCTGGTGCAGGCTGTACAGGAGGTGGCCCGGGCCGCCTCCAGCCACGCCATGGTGGAAGAGGCCCCTCAGGAGGCCAAGCCTCTCCCACCCAGTGAACCGGTTTACCTGGGTTCTTCCAGCGAGGAAACCCCGGTCTGGGCGCCCAGGCCGCTGGTGGAAAAAGCCAACCTCAAAGACTACGCCGCTGAGTACCGCAGAAGCCTCGAGCAGCCCGAGGCCTTTTGGGGTGCTTGGGCCGAGCGCTTCCACTGGTTCAACCCCTGGAGGCGAGTACGGGAACTGGACGCCCCCTACCACCGCTGGTTCGTAGGGGCCACCACCAACATCACCTACAACGCCCTCGACCGGCACGCCGAAGGCCCCCGCCGCAACCAGCTGGCCCTCGTGGCCCTGGCCGGCGATGGCACGGTACACAAGCTCACCTACCGTGAGCTGCGCGACCTGACCGCCCGCCTGGCTGGGGGGCTGTTGTCGCTGGGCATCAAACCCGGCGACCGGGTAGCGGTGTATATGCCCACCGGGCTGGAGATGGCCCTCACCTTTCTGGCCTGTGCCCGCATTGGCGCGGTGCATGTGGCGGTTCCCGCCGGACTCAGCAGCCAGGCCCTACGCGAGCGTCTGCAGGACACCCAGGCCCGCTTGCTGGTGGCCGCCGACCGGATGTACCAGGGCGGGCGCACCCTGCACTTTACCCAGCTGCTCGAGGAAGCCACCCAGGGGCTGGATATACCGGTACTGTGGTTCAGCCGGGGGGGAAGCCGCCGACCCCTGGAATTCTGGGATCTGCTCGAGGCCCACCGGCCCACCACCCCTGCACTGCCGGTAGACAGCGAGCATCCCCTGTTTATCCTGTACACATCGGGCTCCACCGGCAAACCCAAGGGCGTGGTGCACGTGCATGGGGGCTACATGGTGGGCATCACCTACCACCTGCGCACCCTGTTCGACCTTAAGGAGGGCGAGATTTTCTGGGCCACCGCCGACCTCTCCTGGATTGTGGGGCACAGCTACGGCCTGTACGCCCCTTTGCTGGAGGGCCTGACCACGGTGCTGCGGGCCGAGCGGCTCGACTACCCCGACGCTAGCAGCTTCTACGAGACGCTGGAGGACTGTGGGGTCAACGTGCTCATCATCAGCCCCACCTGGCTACGCACCCTGCGCAAGCACGGCGATGAATTTGCCCAGAAGGCCCGCCTTTCCGACCTGCGGCTGGTGGCCAGCGTGGGGGAGTACCTGGCTCCCGAGGTCTGGCACTGGGCGGCCAAGCACCTGGCCCACGTAGTCGACAACTGGTGGCAGACCGAGACCGGCGGCCCCTGCCTATCCACCCCGGTGTGCATGCCGGCCAAACCCGGTAAGGCGGGCTTGCCCTTGCCGGGGGTAGAGGCGCGGGTGGTGGACGCAGCAGGGCGCGAGCTGCCACCCGGGCAAAAAGGGCATCTGGTCATCTGCCAGCCCTTCCCCCACTTTATGCGCACCTTCTGGAACAACGACGAGCGCTACCTCGAGCAATGGCACCGCATTCCCGGCTGCTACAGCACCGGCGATATTGCCGTGCGCGACAGCGAAGGCTACATCGCGCTGCTGGGCCGTTCGGACGACGTGATCAAGGCCGGAGAGATGCGCATTGGAACTGCCGAGATTGAAGGGGCCATGCTCGCGCACCCCTCGGTGGCCGAGGTGGCCGCGGTGGGGCTTACCAATCCCGAGCTGGGCGAGGTCATTAAGGTGTATGTGGTGCTCAAAACCCGCGAGGCCAGCCTCGAGGTTCGCGCCATCCTGGCCGACAAGCTGCAAGCCCACCTGCGCCGCCAGCTCGGCAGCATCCACCTGCCCACCGCGGTGGAAATTATCGACCAACTCCCCAGAACCAAGAGCGGCAAAATCCTGCGCCGCTTGCTCAAAGCCCAGGAGCTCGGCGACGACCCAGGCGACCTGTCCACACTAGAACCGTGAGTGGGCAAAACATCAGGAGGCCCCGATGGAACTCGAGCAACTACTAAAATCCAAGGTCAGCTACCGTGCCCCCCAAAGCCAGCAGCAGAGCGCCAACGTGCCCGACTTCTGGGCCGAATACAGCCGCAGCATTCAAGATCCCGAGGGGTTCTGGGGAGAGCAAGCCCGGAAGTTTCACTGGTTCCAGCCTTTCCAAAGCGTGCTGGATTGGAACTTCCCCGACCACCGCTGGTTTTTGGGCGGCCAGACCAACATCACCTACAACGCCCTGGATCGCCATGCGCTGGGTTCCAAACGCAACCAGGTGGCGCTTTTGTATCTGGGGGAGGACGGCAGCGAGCAAAAGCTGACCTACGGCGAGCTTTTAGACCGGGTTTCGCGCCTGGCCACCGGGCTTAGAAGCCTGGGTGTGCAAAAAGGCGACCGGATCATCATTTACATGCCCCTGACCCTCGAGGGCGTTATGGCTATGCTGGCCTGTGCCCGCATTGGGGCCATTCACTCGGTGGTCTATGCCGGGCTGGGGGTTTCGGCGCTACGGGAGCGCATCATGGACGCCGGGGCCCGGCTGGTGATTGCCGGGGACGTAAGCTACCGCCGGGGGAAGACAGTGGACCTCGAGGCCATCGTGCTCCAGGCCATAGAAGACCTGGACGTGCACACGGTCTGGTTCTGCCGCAGCAAAGCAGTTCCAGAGGGGCCCCGCTTCCACGATTTCAACCAGCTGCTCTGGTCGCACAAACCCGAAGCCGAGGCCGTGCCGCTCGACAGCGAACACCCGCTGTTCATCCTCTACACCTCGGGCTCCACCGGCAAACCCAAGGGCGTGGTGCACGTGCACGGTGGCTACATGGTGGGCACGGCCTACCACCTGCGCTCTTTTTTCGACGTGAAGGACAACGATATCTTCTGGGCCACCTCGGACATCGGCTGGATTGTGGGGCATAGCTACATCGTGTATGCCCCTTTGCTGGAAGGCCTCACCAGCGTGTTGCGGGAGGGTGCCCCCGACTACCCCAACCCGGCGGCCATCTGGCAGGCGGTCGAGCGCTACCGGGTCAACGTGATGTTTACCGCCCCCACCGCCGTCCGGATGTTCATGAAGTTTGGGCCCGAGTGGCCCGCCCGGCACGACCTCTCCTCGCTGCGCTTCATTGGCGTGGCAGGCGAACCCCTCAACCCCGAGGCCTGGCAGTGGGCTGCCCAGCACCTCATGGACGGGGGACGGCGCGGCTTTGTGGCCGACAACTGGTGGCAGACCGAGCTTGGCGGCCCCACCCTGGGTACCCCCCTCACCCTGGAGGGCCGACCTGGCTTTGTGGGGGTGCCCCTACCCGGCGTAGAAGCCAAAGTAGTGGATGCCGACGGCAACGAAGTAGCCCCCGGCACGGGAGGCTTACTGGCCCTGGGACGCCCCTTCCCGCACATGATGCGCACCGTCTGGGGCAATCACGCCCGCTACACCCAGTACTGGACGGAAATCCCCGGTAACCTCTACGCCGCCGGCGACGTAGCCAGCAAAACCGCCGAGGGCTACTTTACGGTGCTGGGCCGCGCCGACGACGTGCTCAACGTAGCCGGACACCGCATTGGCACCGCGGATGTGGAAAGCGCTCTGGTCTCGCACCCCGCGGTAGCCGAGGCGGCTGTTATTGGCGTGCCTGACCCCATCAAGGGCGAAAACATCAAGGCTTTTGTGGTGTTGCGCATAGGTCACGAAAAAAGCGAGGCCCTCAAAAATGAAATCGTGCAGCACGTGCGTCTCGAGCTTGGCCCCATCGCCACCCCTGGTGAGCTGGTATTTCTGGACAAGCTCCCCAAAACCCGCAGCGGAAAAATCCTGCGAAGGCTGCTCAAAGCCCAGGAGATGGGACGCGACCCCGGTGACCTGAGCACGCTCGAGGAATAAGAAACGCTTATTCAGGCAAAGGGTGTATTTATGATTTTCGCCCAATGCAGGCTGTGAGTTCTGAACCCCAAGCGATGATCAAACGCTGAATGTACACGTCTGCAACAGCTTTCCCACAGGGGCGGCGCAAGGTTCAAATTCTCATAAAACAAACGATTGCGCTGCTTTTCGCAGATATACAAAAACAGCAAATTTCTTGCCAGGACACAATCTCGGTGTTAGATTCATGGGGCAAGTCTGAAATGCGCTACAGCACCCACCTAAACTACGCTGGTGGCTCGACTTGTGTTATATGGAGGTAGGCATGGATAAAGCAAAGGCCGAGGCGTACTGGAAGGCCAACATCAGCCTGATCCGTAACCTGCTCATCGTCTGGGCATTGGTTTCTTACGGCTTCGGGATTTTGTTGGTTCAGCCGCTGAACAACATCAAGCTCGGAGCGGTTCCGCTGGGCTTCTGGTTTGCCCACCAAGGCTCCATCATCATCTTCGTAATCTTGATCTTCATCTACGTTTCGCAGATGAACAAGATCGACCAGCAGTTCGACGTCCACGAATAGGAGGAGCCCAATGAGCGTAGAACTCTGGACCTGGATCATAGTGCTCCTGACTTTCGGCTTGTATGTAGGCATTGGAATCTGGGCTCGGGTGCGCGAAACCGAAGGCTTTTACGTGGCAGGTCGCGGCGTGCCCCCCATCGCCAACGGTATGGCTACCGCCGCCGATTGGATGAGTGCGGCCAGCTTTATCTCGATGGCCGGCCTGATCTCCACCCTGGGCTACGACGGCACCATCTACCTGATGGGCTGGACTGGCGGCTATGTGCTGCTGGCCTTGTTGCTGGCCCCCTACCTGCGCAAGTTTGGCAAGTTTACCGTACCGGACTTCGTAGGTGACCGCTACTACTCCCAGACGGCGCGGGTGGTGGCGGTGATTGCAGCGGTGTTCGTCTCGTTTGTGTACGTCATCCCCCAGCTGGTCGGGGTGGGTACAGTCTTCGCTCGCTACCTGGGTGTGCCCAGCGTTACTGGTCTGTGGATTGGGGTAGCGGTAACGGCTATGTTCGCGGTGATTGGGGGCATGAAAGGCATTACCTGGACCCAGGCCGCACAGTATACGGTTCTGATCATCGCCTACTTGATCCCGGCTTTTGCCATCTCCAGCATCCTCACCGGTAACCCTATCCCCCAGCTGGCCCTCACCTTTAGCGATATCACCACCCGCCTCAATCAGCTACAGGTAGATTTGGGCTTTACCCAGTACACCCAGCCGTTCCAGCGCTTCGACATGCTGAACATATTCTTGATTACAGCATGTCTGATGTTTGGTACGGCTGGTTTGCCCCACGTGATCATCCGCTTCTACACCGTACCCACGGTCAAGGACGCACGCGCCTCTGCCGGTTGGGCGTTGCTCTTCATCGCTCTGCTCTACACCACCGCACCGGCCATCTCGGTCTTTGCCCGCTACAACCTGATCAACACCTTGCACGGCAAAACCTTCGAAGAAGTGCGACAGATTGACTGGGTGGCCAAGTGGGAGAAAACCGGCCTGCTGCGCTTTGTAGACAAGGATAACAACGGCACCATTACCATTGCCAAGGGCAACGCCTTCAAGTTCATCCCGGGCACCACCCGCCCCGATGTCAACAACCCCGACACCACCAGCGCCAACGAGGTGTTCATCAACAACGACATCATCGTGCTCTCCACCCCCGAGGTTGCCAAGCTAGCCCCCTTCATCATCGCCCTGGTGGCAGCGGGCGGTCTGGCCGCGGCCCTCTCTACGGCCTCCGGCCTGCTGATCGTAATCTCCTCGGCGCTCTCGCACGACCTGTACTACCGGATCATCAACCCACGGGCCACTGAGGGGCAGCGGCTGCTGGTAGCCCGTGTAGGCATTTTGCTGGCAGTGCTCATCGCAGGTTATTTTGGGCAAAACCCGCCCGGATTTATTGCCCAGTTGGTCGCTTTTGCCTTCGGGCTAGCAGCCAGCAGTTTCTTCCCGGCCATTTTGCTGGGCATCTTCGATAA encodes:
- the prfB gene encoding peptide chain release factor 2 (programmed frameshift), translating into MDLETLKHRLEALRGYLDIAGKEARLGELEQFLNDPSLWNDPDNARKVSQESARLRKVVDGYKRLESDLQGLLELWPELSPEEREQMQPELERAGRELEDLYHQTLLGFPYAENAAIVTIKPGAGGTEACDWAQMLYRMYTRFAERMGFSLELVDLEPGAEAGIDQAQFIVRGENAFGLLSAEAGVHRLVRPSPFNAQGKRQTSFAAVEVMPEVDESVDVQIAPEDLRIDVMRSQGKGGQGVNTTDSAVRVVHLPTGIIVKCQVTRSQQKNKEMAMNILRSKLFEIEFKKKQEELARLRGEARPIEWGSQIRSYVLDKQYIKDHRTGEMRHDPENVLDGDLESLIWAGLEWKAGRRETAANTATED
- a CDS encoding AMP-binding protein; protein product: MAQSRKLTTVQAALRVLAYLAEHPEGVEAARLAAFLGKSLSTAYALLASLVSEGFAEREGSTYRLSKSALAPSATRLAEPEKLSDALEELYLRTRERTYLALLDREGRLRLSTRGRQGLPKLAGLEDQVSEGFHALALGKAVLAFMDSQAQAPHLQNLKAFTRLTITDPLTLEEELTKVRQMGFAVEIEEHADGISGVAAPIFGRDGAVMGAFGVVVPSRRFPYAFTRLVQAVQEVARAASSHAMVEEAPQEAKPLPPSEPVYLGSSSEETPVWAPRPLVEKANLKDYAAEYRRSLEQPEAFWGAWAERFHWFNPWRRVRELDAPYHRWFVGATTNITYNALDRHAEGPRRNQLALVALAGDGTVHKLTYRELRDLTARLAGGLLSLGIKPGDRVAVYMPTGLEMALTFLACARIGAVHVAVPAGLSSQALRERLQDTQARLLVAADRMYQGGRTLHFTQLLEEATQGLDIPVLWFSRGGSRRPLEFWDLLEAHRPTTPALPVDSEHPLFILYTSGSTGKPKGVVHVHGGYMVGITYHLRTLFDLKEGEIFWATADLSWIVGHSYGLYAPLLEGLTTVLRAERLDYPDASSFYETLEDCGVNVLIISPTWLRTLRKHGDEFAQKARLSDLRLVASVGEYLAPEVWHWAAKHLAHVVDNWWQTETGGPCLSTPVCMPAKPGKAGLPLPGVEARVVDAAGRELPPGQKGHLVICQPFPHFMRTFWNNDERYLEQWHRIPGCYSTGDIAVRDSEGYIALLGRSDDVIKAGEMRIGTAEIEGAMLAHPSVAEVAAVGLTNPELGEVIKVYVVLKTREASLEVRAILADKLQAHLRRQLGSIHLPTAVEIIDQLPRTKSGKILRRLLKAQELGDDPGDLSTLEP
- the acs gene encoding acetate--CoA ligase gives rise to the protein MEKIEAVLKEERVFQPSEAFRQAARIKRLEDYEALYRESLEQPEQFWSRVASELHWFKPWDKVLEWNPPNAKWFIGGQLNLSYNCLDRHLATRGNKAAIIFEGEPGDSRILTYQQLHREVSKFANVLKGLGVQKGDRVTIYLPMIAEAAIAMLACARIGAVHSVVFGGFSASALADRINDAQARVLITADGGWRRGSVVPLKANSDEALADAKSIEQVVVVRRTGHEVHMEPGRDHWYHELMAVASPDCPPEPMDAEDPLFILYTSGSTGKPKGVLHTTGGYSVYTYLTAQYIFDLKETDTYFCTADVGWITGHSYVVYGLLQNGATTLMYEGAPNAPDEGRIWNIIEKYSVNILYTAPTAIRAFMKWGEQWPLKYNLSSLRLLGSVGEPINPEAWLWYYKVIGKERCPIVDTWWQTETGGIMITTLPGVHPMKPGHAGKPFFGVQPQIVDTSGQPVSNPDEGGHLIIQKPWPSMLRTVWGDPERFERQYFSQYPGNYFTGDGARRDEDGYYLILGRVDDVLNVSGHRLGTMEVESALVSHPAVAEAAVVGRPDPIKGEGIVAFVTLKTGQTPSAELAQELKAHVVKAIGAIARPDEIRLTDALPKTRSGKIMRRLLRQVASGEEIKGDTSTLEDRAVVERLKSTPAQ
- the acs gene encoding acetate--CoA ligase → MELEQLLKSKVSYRAPQSQQQSANVPDFWAEYSRSIQDPEGFWGEQARKFHWFQPFQSVLDWNFPDHRWFLGGQTNITYNALDRHALGSKRNQVALLYLGEDGSEQKLTYGELLDRVSRLATGLRSLGVQKGDRIIIYMPLTLEGVMAMLACARIGAIHSVVYAGLGVSALRERIMDAGARLVIAGDVSYRRGKTVDLEAIVLQAIEDLDVHTVWFCRSKAVPEGPRFHDFNQLLWSHKPEAEAVPLDSEHPLFILYTSGSTGKPKGVVHVHGGYMVGTAYHLRSFFDVKDNDIFWATSDIGWIVGHSYIVYAPLLEGLTSVLREGAPDYPNPAAIWQAVERYRVNVMFTAPTAVRMFMKFGPEWPARHDLSSLRFIGVAGEPLNPEAWQWAAQHLMDGGRRGFVADNWWQTELGGPTLGTPLTLEGRPGFVGVPLPGVEAKVVDADGNEVAPGTGGLLALGRPFPHMMRTVWGNHARYTQYWTEIPGNLYAAGDVASKTAEGYFTVLGRADDVLNVAGHRIGTADVESALVSHPAVAEAAVIGVPDPIKGENIKAFVVLRIGHEKSEALKNEIVQHVRLELGPIATPGELVFLDKLPKTRSGKILRRLLKAQEMGRDPGDLSTLEE
- a CDS encoding sodium:solute symporter family protein, which produces MSVELWTWIIVLLTFGLYVGIGIWARVRETEGFYVAGRGVPPIANGMATAADWMSAASFISMAGLISTLGYDGTIYLMGWTGGYVLLALLLAPYLRKFGKFTVPDFVGDRYYSQTARVVAVIAAVFVSFVYVIPQLVGVGTVFARYLGVPSVTGLWIGVAVTAMFAVIGGMKGITWTQAAQYTVLIIAYLIPAFAISSILTGNPIPQLALTFSDITTRLNQLQVDLGFTQYTQPFQRFDMLNIFLITACLMFGTAGLPHVIIRFYTVPTVKDARASAGWALLFIALLYTTAPAISVFARYNLINTLHGKTFEEVRQIDWVAKWEKTGLLRFVDKDNNGTITIAKGNAFKFIPGTTRPDVNNPDTTSANEVFINNDIIVLSTPEVAKLAPFIIALVAAGGLAAALSTASGLLIVISSALSHDLYYRIINPRATEGQRLLVARVGILLAVLIAGYFGQNPPGFIAQLVAFAFGLAASSFFPAILLGIFDKRTTREGAITGMVVGLVFTAFYIIGVSYFGMPRWFLGVSPEGIGTVGMLLNFVITYFVSRMTPEPPKEVQELVESVRIPRGAKDAHYH
- a CDS encoding DUF4212 domain-containing protein, translated to MDKAKAEAYWKANISLIRNLLIVWALVSYGFGILLVQPLNNIKLGAVPLGFWFAHQGSIIIFVILIFIYVSQMNKIDQQFDVHE